atgaagaaaacgtggacatgtctacgtgtggaacacacggacatgcgtatgctccacacgtacacacgttccatggcaaaacacgcacgtgtgcgcagacccattgattttaatgggtctacatgtgcctgtGTCTATGGTAGTGCAGGAATGGAccaaaggccagagtcacacttgcgattgccccgcgtgtaactcacgcgagtctctcattgaatcatccggcacaaactcgcactctcctgacaggagcgggtcggttgcatgtatgtctttgcagccgagatgctcctgtcctgagagtgtgagtccatgccgggtgattcaatgagagactcgtgcgagttacacgcgaggcactcgcaagtgggaCTCTGGCCTTACACATACCAcagacacgtgcatgtgaagggggccttaaagagcaAGGAAAAAAAGCAAAGCATTTGGCTATGACAAATCGTCTGGGTGTCCATAAGCTGCACAAGTCTTCTCTATATATCTAATTGGCCAAAGGGTCTAATCTGTTTAGTTGTCATACAAAGGGGCAGGTCAAACTGCAAACAAATATTCAGGGGATGAAAGAGCCACTATTCGGATTTGTGCTTTTTGATTTATAGAAAAGATTTTCATTCATATTTTATAAAAATAACTGGCATTTTTAAGTCCTTTATCCCCAAAATCTTGAAATGACAGATGACAGTACAATATCCTCTTAAGGAAGGTACATACATTTATGAGAACACTGTCTTGAAGACAACCCGTATTTAAATTCCATCCAGCTAGAGGTATATCTGGAGTTTTGATGATTgacaatagagatgagtgaactgatTCAATGTGAATTTAATTTGTATAAAATTTTAGGAAATCCTCAGGTCTTGGTGAAGTTAAACAATTTGCGATTGAATGTGTGAATCTCAAAATAAATGGCAGCTGTGATATTACACATTGCTACTGACAGTATCAGCCAATGCAGGCTGGCATGATGTTGGTGCAGCCGTACAGGCTTCCCGGTATAAAGCATTGCAGCTATTACATAGTATAGCGCAGTCAAATCAGATTGACTATCATAGCTGTATGAAGGGAGAGAAAGCCCTAAAATATTAGATAAATACTGCAAACAGAATTGTGTTGTACAACTGCAGCACTGACGAAGCTGAGTGTAGAAGTCTGTGAATTAGAAATTCacttaatagatggagacagagaTAGGTGAGGCGGCAGCAACAGTGACAAATTCAGAGTGATTGATCAGTGATATGGTGTAGCTGGCAATTTTCCTGCTGCATTTGAATTACAATTATCCATATTTCATCATTTTTAATGCGCTAGAATGCAGCAGCAAGTCACAAAAATAAAAATCTTAattcagtgtcagtcagtgatgatgTGCTTGATAGTCACAAGCGACTGTACTTAAGTTTTGCATTTCTTGCACAATATTTTATGAAGGGGGAAAAATTGCTTTTTAAAATACAAATTAAAAATTCACAAAATCCAGAAATTTAACTGCAGCTGTCTACCTAACAATGTGTGTGTGTCCAAAGAAAAACATTTGAACATTTGTTTTTCTAGTCAAATTTTGCAAGTAATACAGCACTGTATTGCAGGTGCCATTTTATTGGACATGTACAAACCTAACATTTCTTATTTCAACATTTTTGGGAAAGGGATTGATTTTtgatagttaataataataataataatagttaattCTACAtgtttgtgtggtgcccctgaggcttcagttgccacagggtaaggtgcagtactcatcatggataaggaagaggttaactgttggtgtttctcacattcacaaccacacacagttaggtgcttttccaccggggggatggcctggggtagatagggggtggccatcacgaagcatgggactttcccagtcactaggacaaccacctggggggcaggcaccacttggggaaaaggaaggagcatcttcacaaatagtctgttagccccgggcacagcttggggtgaggagcacagtcgggactttgttccaggtatattccctcttccttcacacttctgggagcactacaagacctgtggcttggagcaggcagcccAGCCCCGGGTTCTTTACAGCTACCGGGGATTCTAGGGTCTGCGGCGAGTGCAGGAAAGACCCTGCAGCCGTTCCACATTACAtccatgggattggagggaccccgaccagaaaggacacacagtgggaacaccggcggtgacctctgaattatccgggattggctggggcccatgacGGCAAAGGCTGGTACTCTGagggcagcacttgaactgtgagtaaaaagaccttgaCCCGCAGTAGCTGACTTAGCCTCTTATTGCCGGTGCCCTGTGCTTTGGCACCAACGACTACTACCGTCccacatcatcctccccggggcccgctccacctgtgaggagcagaaccaCCCTTACTGAGACACCACCAGCCCTGGAGGACATCAATCTCTAATCTCTGGCTGTGTACTTTTATTGTATacttcggggccacgaagccgggcagggctacccgtgacatcccagacccaacatcaccagcCCGGTGACAAATAAAGTTATCCCCTTGTCCCGTGGGTGCTTCAACTGTGTTTGCACAATTGATTTACTACTCTAAATTCACTGTCCGGATTATACTGTGCTCTGTGTGTCCCAAAAGTGGCCTTTTGATCCAAGCCTAAGGAGCACCAGAACGAGGCTCCAAAGGTTTGCCTCACAGATGGAGCTCAGGATGATCCAGAGAGTCTGAATTGCAGTCATGTGGCTCAGAGGTGGAGAGGAATACAGCAGGATAGCAGAGAAAATGGTGCTAGGTGACTATATAAACAAACTAACAGTAAAGTACAAACATATAAGAACAagtttagggaaaaaaaaataatgggtgTGCTTTTTTAATAGTACATAAATTTTGTACATAAATTACTTCATCGCACCTTCCTCTACAATGCGCTGTTTCACTTTCTCCAGTGTCTGATCTCTCAGCTCGCTGTCTCCTGATAAGGTGAAGGCATACGCCAGAAGAGCCTGGGCGTACAACGATGTAACAGTAGACATGGCCAGTGACTTCTTAAGACAGGTCAGGGCATTTTCCACAATACTTCCCTAAACATAATATAAACAATAAAGCACAATTTTCATAAACATGCCATCACAGTTATATAGTATAAAGCAAATTAATATCCACCGCTGTTACTGTTGCGCACTTCTGACAGAGTAGAGATGACCAAGCATACGCATCTCTCGCCATTCATTTCAACAGGAGTTGTGTAAATTTCTGGATAATTTTCATAACTCCTATAGAAGATAATAGATAACCGTGTATGAGCGGCCACCTCTCCTGTGTCAGCGGCGTGCGGTGAGCCTCCGTTCTGGAGATGGAAGATCTGGCGCCTGCGGATATGCCAAATATATACACAGTGGGAATAACGGTTTAAGAAGTTTTTTTAAGTAAGGGAAATGTGTAAATCCTTAAAACTTCAATACATTTCATATATTAAGAGTTAATGACTCACATTATAAATGAAGCGATTTTCAAGGAACGCAATAGTGACGTATGCCGTGCACGTGACCTCGCCATCTTCCTAAAGTTACAAAAAGTTTAGAGAACTTAGTTTCATCATTAAAGTGTAAATATTTAGGATCTGTCCGGATTATATAGTTAAGGGGATATTTTAGAGAGACCCAAGCATtttctttatttaaagggaacctatcaggtgcaatactgtatgcacccagaaccacgagcagttctgggtgcttattgctaatccctccctaactgtccctgtgtacactagaatagataaagagatctttagaaaaagtatgctaatgagcgcgaggacttgtcccaagggcgttacatcccttgctagtcagccccattagcatgttagcacgcccctgtgggtgtactaacatgctaatgaatgtgcagcgtcagtggatgatcttactcacctctctgctgacATCGCCGCCCAACGCTGAATttcgggtcagtgcgcatgatcccagggtttcagtcatgcgcactatgaggccaggtgtacgcgtcctggcttcaaattgaTGTAGTGCATATGACTGAAggtctgggatcatgcgcactgagcccaaATCCAGCATCAGgcccgatggcagcggagaggtgagtgagatcatcctctgacgctgcgcatttattagcatgttagtccacccacaggggcgtactaacatgctaatatagTCGACTAGCCAGGGAAaccaatgcccaggggactagtccactCGCTCATTAGCATGCAAtataacatctttagaaatactttttgtaaagatctctttatctatgctactagatacagggacggttaggcagggattagcaatatgcacccagaactccttgtggttctgggtgcatattgcacctgacaggttcccttgaagcaACCTAGGGAGATAATTAAGTCTCCCACCTCAACTGCAAGACTATGTTCACATGAGACGTTTTTGTAATGGTCTTTTCAGCAGTCAAAACTCGTTCTCTGTCAGTTAAATTACTATGTTCGAAACGCCGTTTTTTCAGAATTTTCATTGTTTTATGGGGCATTTTTTGCCCCCACTGTGTTTTACAGATGTTATGATGTTATTATAATGTTATGTTGTGAAAatcagctctatcccttggccctatgtggtcaccttccagcagattcgtgtgcagagttggctttggtactaaatgtgtcctcagcctccggttttactagatgagcacgttggttcttctcctctagtctagggactggATCCccatctgcggccaagtccctccaccccAATATGTCagatgtggaacgaggccacgggagtatggcgcacgtcccgtgggctctaggacccattCTCACTTGTGCCTGGgctgagctgcaccagctccagactacaggtcttcactcctccactgctccttccgacTCCCTGTCACTACAGTGTCCCATACTAACCCCCAGGTTAGGTCGGATTACGGGGAGGGAgatgccatcaccagtggtggctatacatagctttAATGGCACCAAGCCTTAACCCTGACCCCGTGGGGAGCTGCTAattgagagtgttgtgtgttttgtgtgcatatcggtggatgacctcttccttacccaggatggggcaccacacctctggttAAGATGCAGTTCCTATGTGGCAACTGgagccccaggggcgccacataagcttgACCAGATACAGCCCAGACCTTACGGTCCAACATAGATCTTCAGTGTAGACggtctgctcagcttgtgagtgaTAGTAGCGCTGGTGTAGATCACTGTGTCCACCACTGTGTGGGAGAAgcactgcacactgatgaaggtctatgttagactgaaacgtctgtgctgtatctggtcaagctTACTCAATAAATTACCAGTTTATTCAACTATCTGAGTGCCTAGTATTTGCTCTTTGCTATGTACGGGACTGGATCTTACTTGAGCACGTACCACACAGAAGTGCCGTGTTTATCCACAACATTGTATATAAATTGTAGACCTATCTGTGTTAATACATATAATTATAAGTTATATTTACCTGTATGTAATTGTTATAATAATTTTCAAATTCAAAGCAGCCATTAGGCTGTTGTTTGGTCTGCAGCCAATCTACGGACTCTTGGATTTCTTTCTCATCTATAGGTATGAACTTCTTAGCCCCATTGTAAGACTTGATTACAAATGCAGTGAGCCTTCAAAAACAAAACATtccacatttaaaggggttgtccactacgaagacaacaccttctcattccacatgtttccctcaATTGAAATAAAACCCCCTATACTCACCACTGGTGGTGGCATGTTTCTAGCAGTGTCTGGACTTGTGTTCCTAGGGCTCACATGGTGTTATGAACTTAAGACATCATGCGAGCCCCGAGCCTGATCAGCAGCAACTTCCCTCTCGCCACCTTTGGACACAGGGGCAgccaacaggaagtgagcggcagccGCAGCTGTCAATTCCTGTTGATTAACATTGTCCAAAAGTTGGGAGAGAGAAGCTGGCagtgattggacgcagggctcgtgtgatgtcacaacctcatATGAGCGCCGACACTGCTAGAAAGACACCACCACTGGTCATGAGTACAGGCGTTTTTATTTTAAGAgagggaaacatgtggaatgagaagaAGTTTgtactagtagtggacaaccccctttaaaacAATTGTACAGGATTAGAAAATTGTATCTATCATATCTGACTAGGCAGAGTTCACGGTAAATAGACAGATGATAATGCCACTAAGGTTTTAATTTGATCCATAAAGCCAAATTAAAGAATATCCCCAAGACCCCTTTTTCTACTGATGCAGAGGTGTTTAATCTGGTTAATCGGATTTTTATGGATGAATCCTTTAAAGCTTTAAGTCTCAAATCTAACATGTTGAACTGGATTATCTTTCTATACCATTTAAAAGAACTTGTCACCTGGATTTTCTCTTATAAACTGTAGCCAGCTCCAGTGAGCCCTTATAAtaaacagcattctagaatactgtatataggagcacaggccgctgtgcataacataaaaaacatcttttattatactcacctgtggtcgGGTCCGATGCGTGTCGCTGGtatcggtccagcacctcctctctcccttccattgccgtcctccttcacaattccgtgtggatgacgcatcctacgtcatacacaaataggtctccattgcgctcctgcacacaagcaatttgatctgctctgctgaaggcagagcaaagtactgtaacacGTAGGTGCAAGGAAAGGAGGAAAGGTCAAAGCCGCCTGCACATGcacactaaaatactttgatctgccctctgcCGGAAGTGTGACAGAAGTGTGCGTGTGcaatgtggagtgtgtcaatgactgccttctggtcatctgtcaagtcagcagtcttccccatgattatgtagcctacagaaccagactaaggaaccattttaaatgcttaggaagcttttccaggtgttttgtggtaattattctaattttctggaggtaatgacttttgggttttcatttgctgtaagccataatcatcaacattaacagaaataaacacttgaaattgatcactgtgtgtaatgactctatataatatataggaatagatctctctgtgtgtaatgactctatataatatataggaatagatctctctgtgtgtaatgactctatataatatataggaatagatctctctgtgtgtaatgactatctatatatataattgccttattctgtctgtctgtcagtctgtctgtctatctgtctgtctgtctgtctgtctgtcttgctccaaaattgtgtccttacggtgacaaccgtctgattggccgctggctcggcctggccccgcccccacacgga
Above is a window of Anomaloglossus baeobatrachus isolate aAnoBae1 unplaced genomic scaffold, aAnoBae1.hap1 Scaffold_4402, whole genome shotgun sequence DNA encoding:
- the LOC142279799 gene encoding alpha-2-macroglobulin-like produces the protein LTAFVIKSYNGAKKFIPIDEKEIQESVDWLQTKQQPNGCFEFENYYNNYIQEDGEVTCTAYVTIAFLENRFIYNGSIVENALTCLKKSLAMSTVTSLYAQALLAYAFTLSGDSELRDQTLEKVKQRIVEEGGYDDIETASYIILALLSDKITTMKNLEDSGDIIRWLLKQQNPWGGFGSSQDTSIALQAVAKYAKAIHRKEGDSTVTIRLKSGFEKIVHVDKSNSLIVQMVDLPDIPGEYSVSATGEGVLYMQVEITK